The following is a genomic window from Deinococcus sp. Leaf326.
AGGTCGTCATACCGCAGGCGTGCCCGGTGCCCTGGCTTGAGCGTCACGGCAAAGAGAGTGCCGTCCTTCCGGGTCAGGTGGCCGTACTGGCTGACATGCCCTCTATTGATCACGGTGAAGATCTGAATTGATAGACTTGGCGTATGCCTGGTTGGCAGCCCACACACTACTCGCGCGCACAACTCGAAGAGCGCCGCCTGGCCGCTCTCGAATGGATTGAGCGCGGAACTCACCGGACGGTCTACACCTGGAAAGCACGACTACGRCGCAACGGKGGCCTKMAGGCCACCGTTGCTGCTGGTGCGATCTCGCGACTCACAACCGCACAACACGAGCAGTTGCGCCTCCTCCTCCGGGAGGGCGCGGTGCACCACGGGTTCCCCGATCCGACGTGGACAACACGTCGGGTCACCGATCTGATTGGACGGCACTTCGAGGTGTGGTATCACCACGACCACRTCCGAAAAATCCTTCGTCAGTTGGGATTTACGCCTCAAATGCCGGATGGACGTGCAGCTGAGCGCAATGAACTTCGAATCGCATCCTGGAAAGAACAGGTCGCGCCGGAGTTGGGAAAAAAAGGTCGCTGAGGGCGCAACACTCGTCTACCTGGATGAAGTCGGATTCTCGTTGAAGGGTGTACGGCGACGGACATGGTCAACCAAGGGYGTSACRCCCTTGGTCACACTTCCAGCGAACTGGGAAAAGCTGTCGACGATCGGGGCGATCACGTCGGATGGACGCTTCTTGCAGCACACGAAGTCCGGAGCGATTCGCAGTGGGGACGTCATCGGGTTCTTCCAGCAYCTACTCCGCCATATCCAGGGGGAGATCGTGGTCGTGCTGGATAACGCTGGGATTCACCGGGCGAAGGCCACACAGGCGTTCGTGGATCTCCACGAACGCCTGTCACTGATGTTTCTGCCACCGTACGCCCCAGASTTGAATCCCATCGAGTTGGTCTGGGCCTATGTGAAGCGGAATGTGTTGGGAAACTTCTGTGCCCGCTCGGTCTCCACCTTGAAGGCGAAGCTTGTGACGGCCTGGCAGCGTGTCCGGTACATTGACCTGCCGCGTCAACTGATGGATTCCAACTTATGTTGGGAAACTTCTGTGCCCGCTCGGTCTCCACCTTGAAGGCGAAGCTTGTGACGGCCTGGCAGCGTGTCCGGTACATTGACCTGCCGCGTCAACTGATGGATTCCAACTTAGGCCGGTATCAATAATCCCGGCCCGCACCCGGCCTACTGGCGCCAGACGTTCATGGATGGCACCGACATGGACCCGCGCATCCGCGACGGCGAGAGCATCTACTACGACACCGACAAGGTCAAGCCGGACAAGGGCGTCTACGTGGTACGTCACGACGGTCGCGCCCTGGTGCGCCGTTTCTCTCAGTTGCCGACCGGTCCTGCATGGACAG
Proteins encoded in this region:
- a CDS encoding S24 family peptidase, with translation MDGTDMDPRIRDGESIYYDTDKVKPDKGVYVVRHDGRALVRRFSQLPTGPAWTADNPAFAHQFIPDSPAFTVLGRIYRVVGIRDGKALN
- a CDS encoding IS630 family transposase (programmed frameshift) encodes the protein MPGWQPTHYSRAQLEERRLAALEWIERGTHRTVYTWKARLRRNGGLXATVAAGAISRLTTAQHEQLRLLLREGAVHHGFPDPTWTTRRVTDLIGRHFEVWYHHDHXRKILRQLGFTPQMPDGRAAERNELRIASWKEQVAPELEKKVAEGATLVYLDEVGFSLKGVRRRTWSTKGVTPLVTLPANWEKLSTIGAITSDGRFLQHTKSGAIRSGDVIGFFQHLLRHIQGEIVVVLDNAGIHRAKATQAFVDLHERLSLMFLPPYAPXLNPIELVWAYVKRNVLGNFCARSVSTLKAKLVTAWQRVRYIDLPRQLMDSNLCWETSVPARSPP